In the genome of Streptomyces sp. NBC_00190, one region contains:
- a CDS encoding XdhC family protein gives MLDIADELRAWCAARREFALATVVSVSGSAPRGPGASLAVDDRGTALGSISGGCVESAVHELCLDAIESGQGGLHRFGYSDDDAFAVGLTCGGVLDVLVTPVRGRDPVRPVLGSVLDAAAGGTRAALARVVRGPQSQLGRALAVHADGSHEGTLGAGAELDRAATGQVRALLLAGRTGTVELGTAGGLCGEPLTLLVESAAEPPRLIVYGAIDFAAALARIGAFLGHRVTVCDARPVFATPARFPDADEVVVDWPHRHLAGERDAGRLDSRTAVCVLTHDAKFDVPLLALALRLPLAYVGAMGSRRTHAERAARLREEGVPQAALDRLRSPIGLDLGGATPEETALAIAAEFTAVRHGGSVLPLAQRSGPVHRRTAQAVRAAVRG, from the coding sequence ATGCTCGACATAGCCGACGAGCTACGCGCGTGGTGTGCCGCGCGCCGGGAATTCGCCCTGGCCACCGTCGTCTCCGTCAGCGGCAGCGCGCCACGCGGACCGGGCGCCTCACTCGCCGTCGACGACCGGGGCACCGCGCTCGGCTCCATCTCCGGAGGCTGCGTGGAGTCCGCCGTGCACGAGCTGTGCCTCGACGCGATCGAATCCGGCCAGGGCGGCCTGCACCGCTTCGGCTACAGCGACGACGACGCCTTCGCCGTGGGTCTCACCTGCGGGGGAGTCCTGGACGTCCTGGTCACGCCGGTGCGCGGGCGCGACCCGGTGCGCCCGGTCCTCGGCTCGGTGCTCGACGCCGCCGCCGGCGGGACGCGGGCCGCGCTGGCCCGGGTGGTCCGCGGCCCCCAGTCCCAGCTCGGCCGGGCTCTCGCCGTGCACGCCGACGGATCGCACGAGGGCACCCTGGGTGCGGGCGCGGAGCTGGACCGGGCCGCCACCGGGCAGGTCAGGGCGCTGCTGCTGGCCGGGCGCACCGGCACCGTCGAGCTCGGCACGGCCGGCGGACTGTGCGGAGAGCCGCTGACCCTGCTGGTCGAATCGGCCGCCGAACCGCCCCGGCTGATCGTCTACGGAGCCATCGACTTCGCCGCGGCCCTGGCGCGGATCGGCGCCTTCCTCGGCCACCGCGTCACCGTGTGCGACGCCCGGCCCGTCTTCGCGACCCCGGCCCGCTTCCCCGACGCCGACGAGGTGGTCGTGGACTGGCCGCACCGGCACCTGGCCGGGGAGCGGGACGCGGGCCGGCTGGACTCCCGTACCGCCGTGTGCGTCCTCACCCACGACGCCAAGTTCGACGTACCCCTGCTCGCGCTCGCCCTGCGGCTGCCACTCGCCTACGTCGGCGCCATGGGATCGCGGCGCACCCACGCCGAACGGGCCGCGCGCCTGCGCGAGGAAGGAGTGCCGCAGGCCGCCCTGGACCGGCTGCGCTCCCCGATCGGCCTCGACCTGGGCGGCGCGACCCCCGAGGAGACGGCCCTGGCCATAGCCGCCGAGTTCACGGCGGTCCGGCACGGCGGCTCGGTCCTCCCGCTGGCGCAACGCAGCGGTCCGGTGCACCGGCGTACGGCGCAGGCCGTCCGGGCGGCCGTGCGGGGATGA
- a CDS encoding TMEM175 family protein: MERETGRVEAFSDGVFAIIITILVLELKVPEETGSDFWHGVREQWPHYAAYVVSFLIIGVMWVNHHTIFSHLKRVDRPLLFLNLLVLMVVSVIPYTTNVLAEHLMEEGGSANAAAVLYSLVTVAYALAFLAFWWYVTQVGHLFHEQVDKEGARATRVRFGLGAIAYPLTVLLAFFSAPLTLVAHFLIALYYAANQIPIPLVVEEERLDTASDLRK; this comes from the coding sequence ATGGAACGCGAAACCGGACGGGTCGAGGCATTCAGTGATGGCGTATTCGCCATCATCATTACGATCCTCGTCCTGGAATTGAAGGTTCCGGAGGAAACGGGATCCGATTTCTGGCACGGGGTCCGTGAACAGTGGCCGCATTACGCCGCGTACGTGGTGAGTTTCCTCATTATCGGTGTGATGTGGGTGAATCACCACACCATCTTCAGTCACCTCAAGCGCGTCGACCGCCCTCTGTTGTTCCTGAATCTCCTGGTGCTGATGGTGGTGTCGGTGATTCCGTACACGACCAATGTGCTCGCCGAGCACCTCATGGAGGAAGGCGGTTCGGCCAACGCCGCGGCCGTGCTCTACAGTCTCGTCACCGTGGCCTACGCCTTGGCGTTCCTGGCCTTCTGGTGGTACGTCACCCAGGTCGGGCACCTCTTCCACGAGCAGGTCGACAAGGAAGGTGCGCGGGCGACCAGGGTGCGTTTCGGCCTCGGCGCCATCGCCTACCCCCTGACCGTGCTCCTCGCGTTCTTCTCCGCACCGCTCACGCTTGTCGCACACTTCCTGATCGCGCTCTACTATGCGGCGAACCAGATCCCCATCCCACTCGTGGTAGAGGAAGAGCGGCTCGATACTGCCAGCGACCTCAGGAAGTAG
- a CDS encoding nuclear transport factor 2 family protein, whose amino-acid sequence MAKYDISKLHPVFVRQMEALAALDIEAVMKNYTDDAVLLRFEGVSVGIDAVRETFTGYLTVKPTLVELQEYIETDDTIFYRAIMNLNGEPEHAFGTLVVRDGRIWRQTAGFGG is encoded by the coding sequence ATGGCCAAGTACGACATCTCCAAGCTGCACCCGGTGTTCGTCCGCCAGATGGAAGCGCTGGCCGCCCTGGACATCGAGGCGGTCATGAAGAACTACACCGACGACGCGGTGCTGTTGCGCTTCGAGGGGGTCTCGGTGGGCATCGACGCCGTTCGCGAGACGTTCACCGGCTATCTCACCGTGAAGCCCACGCTGGTGGAACTCCAGGAGTACATCGAGACGGACGACACCATCTTCTACCGGGCGATCATGAACCTGAACGGTGAACCGGAGCACGCGTTCGGGACACTTGTCGTCCGCGATGGCCGAATCTGGCGGCAGACTGCCGGATTCGGCGGCTGA
- a CDS encoding ATP-binding protein yields the protein MNALELRSALRGLEIFAGITEDQLDWLVSVSEPRVLADGEVLFRDGEEATGFHVLLSGGLVVTKVVDGREEVLTRHSTEEESASAEDHDGKPSAAHRFTGELPLLTEGSYVATAAASGPSTTVVAYAKPVFFEMLTRCHGVAAVLIPVLAWRIKSSEVQARKRATVEALGTLAAGLAHELNNPAAAVARAAQELAPALDRLTRTAQAWGAAASGAERSVFDRLAEELDKLPPPDITDPLAQADAEEEIADWAEEAGTERSGLLGSGVADLGLELGWLLERLEGVGEPALAVALDHLAALLEIRSLAAELRAAGPRISQLVSATRDYANLDRAPEQRFPVTDGLENTLVVLRAKLAGISIVRAYEPDLPELTGYPSELNQVWTNLVDNAAEAMEGAGVLTLRARAEGVCMVVEITDTGRGIPEESLPRIFEPFYTTKDVGKGTGLGLHLSYRIVTQRHHGSITARSRPGETRMVVRLPFAGSAQSCASPAETPTSTSSPTSPSSSSSTS from the coding sequence GTGAACGCCCTGGAACTGAGGTCCGCGCTGCGCGGGCTGGAGATCTTCGCCGGTATCACCGAGGACCAGCTGGACTGGCTGGTCTCGGTCTCCGAGCCCCGGGTGCTCGCCGACGGCGAGGTGCTCTTCCGGGACGGCGAGGAGGCGACCGGCTTCCACGTCCTGCTCTCGGGCGGGCTGGTCGTCACCAAGGTCGTCGACGGCCGGGAGGAGGTGCTCACCCGGCACTCCACCGAGGAGGAGAGCGCCTCCGCCGAGGACCACGACGGCAAACCGTCGGCCGCCCACCGGTTCACCGGCGAACTGCCGCTGCTGACCGAGGGCTCCTACGTGGCCACCGCGGCGGCGAGCGGGCCGTCGACCACCGTCGTGGCCTACGCGAAGCCGGTCTTCTTCGAGATGCTGACCCGCTGCCACGGGGTGGCCGCCGTACTGATCCCCGTACTGGCCTGGCGGATCAAGTCCTCCGAGGTGCAGGCCCGCAAGCGGGCCACCGTGGAGGCGCTCGGCACCCTCGCCGCGGGCCTGGCCCACGAGCTGAACAACCCGGCGGCCGCCGTGGCCCGGGCCGCGCAGGAGCTGGCTCCCGCCCTCGACCGGCTCACCCGCACCGCCCAGGCCTGGGGCGCGGCCGCCAGCGGCGCGGAGCGCTCCGTCTTCGACCGGCTCGCGGAGGAACTGGACAAGCTGCCGCCGCCGGACATCACCGACCCGCTCGCCCAGGCCGACGCCGAGGAGGAGATCGCCGACTGGGCGGAGGAGGCGGGCACCGAACGGTCCGGCCTGCTCGGCTCGGGAGTGGCGGACCTCGGGCTGGAGCTGGGCTGGCTGCTGGAGCGGCTGGAGGGCGTCGGCGAGCCCGCCCTCGCCGTCGCCCTGGACCACCTGGCGGCGCTGCTGGAGATCCGCTCGCTCGCCGCGGAACTACGGGCGGCCGGCCCGCGCATCTCCCAACTCGTCTCCGCCACCCGGGATTACGCCAATCTCGACCGCGCGCCCGAACAGCGCTTCCCGGTGACCGACGGTCTGGAGAACACGCTGGTCGTGCTGCGTGCCAAGCTCGCCGGGATCAGCATCGTGCGCGCGTACGAGCCGGACCTGCCCGAACTGACGGGCTATCCGAGCGAGTTGAACCAGGTGTGGACCAACCTGGTCGACAACGCCGCCGAGGCCATGGAAGGGGCCGGCGTGCTCACGTTGCGCGCCCGCGCCGAAGGCGTCTGCATGGTCGTGGAGATCACCGACACGGGCCGCGGAATCCCGGAGGAATCCCTGCCGCGGATCTTCGAACCCTTCTACACGACCAAGGACGTGGGCAAGGGCACGGGCCTGGGGCTGCACCTCAGCTACCGCATCGTGACCCAGCGGCACCACGGGTCGATCACGGCCCGCTCGCGCCCGGGCGAGACCCGGATGGTCGTGCGGCTGCCGTTCGCCGGGAGCGCCCAGTCCTGCGCCTCACCTGCCGAAACACCCACATCGACCAGTTCCCCGACCAGCCCCTCCAGCAGTTCCTCCACCAGTTGA
- a CDS encoding MFS transporter encodes MSKTTTGVSVHPAAPAASAPRGSGFWVVGAVLVLLMLSSSVPSALYVLYQEKWDLSSGMITVVFALYAVTVLAGLLLFGSLSDTLGRRPVLAAGLLLAIVSMGLFASAQGLGLLLAARAVQGLAVGLATGAMGAALLELSPVSRPALGAQVNSAGPTVGIGLGGIGAGLLVQYAPAPTVLSYLLLVGAFAVTLVGVVRMRESAPGAGGRFRVVPHRIHVPAGARGRFAVLVLTIVAVWSVGGFYLSLGPHLALSLLESTNYLVGGATVALLAGAATAAQLMLGRTEALHTAVLGLCGLLAGLALVLLALGLGSAAVFLVATAVLGSGWGAAFLGSFRALSALADPAHRGELTAAVYVFAYLAMSVPAVLAGMLTNIHGLHRTSVGFMAAVAGVCALALLVTLRLAARTRAEGSPA; translated from the coding sequence ATGTCGAAAACGACCACGGGAGTCAGCGTGCACCCAGCCGCACCAGCGGCCAGTGCGCCCAGAGGTTCCGGCTTCTGGGTGGTGGGCGCGGTCCTCGTCCTGCTGATGCTCTCCTCCTCCGTGCCCTCCGCCCTCTACGTGCTCTACCAGGAGAAGTGGGACCTGTCCTCCGGCATGATCACGGTGGTGTTCGCGCTGTACGCGGTCACCGTGCTCGCCGGGCTCCTGCTGTTCGGGTCGCTGTCCGACACCCTCGGCAGGCGCCCGGTGCTGGCCGCCGGCCTGCTCCTCGCGATCGTCTCGATGGGCCTGTTCGCCTCGGCCCAGGGGCTCGGGCTGCTGCTCGCCGCCCGCGCCGTGCAGGGGCTCGCCGTGGGCCTGGCCACCGGGGCGATGGGCGCCGCCCTGCTGGAACTCAGCCCCGTGTCCCGGCCCGCGCTCGGCGCCCAGGTCAACAGCGCCGGGCCGACCGTGGGGATCGGGCTCGGCGGGATCGGGGCCGGCCTCCTCGTCCAGTACGCGCCCGCGCCGACCGTACTGAGCTACCTGCTGCTGGTCGGGGCCTTCGCCGTGACCTTGGTCGGCGTGGTCCGGATGCGCGAGAGCGCACCGGGGGCGGGTGGCCGCTTCCGGGTGGTCCCGCACCGGATTCACGTGCCGGCCGGCGCCCGCGGCCGGTTCGCCGTCCTCGTCCTGACCATCGTCGCCGTCTGGTCCGTGGGCGGCTTCTACCTCTCGCTGGGCCCGCACCTGGCCCTCTCGCTCCTGGAGTCGACCAACTACCTCGTCGGCGGCGCCACGGTCGCACTCCTCGCGGGCGCCGCCACCGCGGCCCAGTTGATGCTGGGCCGCACCGAGGCCCTGCACACGGCCGTGCTCGGGCTGTGCGGACTGCTCGCCGGGCTCGCCCTGGTCCTGCTCGCGCTGGGTCTCGGCTCGGCCGCCGTGTTCCTGGTGGCCACGGCGGTCCTCGGCAGCGGCTGGGGCGCCGCCTTCCTCGGCTCCTTCCGGGCGCTGAGCGCGCTCGCGGACCCCGCGCACCGCGGCGAACTGACCGCTGCCGTATACGTCTTCGCGTACCTCGCGATGAGCGTGCCGGCGGTCCTCGCCGGGATGCTCACCAACATCCACGGGCTGCACCGCACCTCGGTCGGCTTCATGGCCGCCGTCGCCGGGGTGTGCGCGCTGGCCCTGCTGGTCACCCTGCGGCTCGCCGCCCGCACCCGGGCCGAGGGGAGTCCCGCGTGA
- a CDS encoding FAD binding domain-containing protein, protein MILTEFDYVRPAGLDEALTLLSGTRGARVLAGGQSLLPDLRAGADQAGLLVDIRRLEELRGITRTPDGPRLRIGSLTTLAELSADPLVLAGAPELAAAARANGDPQVRNLGTVGGNLAAGGRATDLPVAAIAADGEVELAGPGGRSTVPAEEFAAAGAPAGTVVTALLVPAAGRAAAFEKTADRATRYPVCATAVRITPDGPRIAVTGATARPLRLRAVEDRLRGGPYTTDAVLAAFRAEPRELFVPGRGTSAEYLGHLAGVLTARALARAQALA, encoded by the coding sequence GTGATCCTCACCGAATTCGACTACGTCCGGCCCGCGGGCCTCGACGAGGCGCTCACCCTGCTGTCCGGGACGCGCGGCGCCCGGGTACTGGCAGGAGGCCAGAGCCTGCTGCCCGACCTGCGTGCCGGCGCCGACCAGGCCGGGCTGCTCGTCGACATCCGGCGGCTGGAGGAGCTGCGGGGCATCACGCGCACCCCCGACGGACCGCGGCTGCGGATCGGATCCCTCACCACGCTCGCCGAGCTTTCCGCCGACCCGCTGGTGCTCGCCGGGGCACCGGAACTGGCCGCCGCGGCCCGCGCCAACGGCGACCCCCAGGTCCGCAACCTCGGTACCGTCGGCGGCAACCTCGCCGCCGGCGGCCGGGCCACCGACCTGCCGGTCGCCGCCATCGCCGCCGACGGCGAGGTCGAACTCGCCGGTCCCGGCGGGCGGTCGACCGTACCCGCCGAGGAGTTCGCGGCCGCCGGCGCACCCGCCGGCACGGTCGTCACCGCCCTGCTGGTGCCCGCCGCGGGACGGGCCGCCGCCTTCGAGAAGACCGCCGACCGGGCCACCCGCTACCCGGTGTGCGCCACCGCCGTACGGATCACCCCCGACGGACCGCGCATCGCCGTCACCGGAGCCACCGCCCGCCCGCTGCGGCTGCGCGCGGTCGAGGACCGGCTGCGCGGGGGCCCGTACACCACGGACGCCGTACTCGCGGCGTTCCGCGCCGAGCCCCGGGAGCTCTTCGTCCCCGGGCGCGGCACCTCGGCCGAATACCTCGGCCACCTCGCGGGGGTGCTCACGGCCCGCGCGCTGGCGAGGGCCCAGGCCCTCGCCTGA
- a CDS encoding xanthine dehydrogenase family protein molybdopterin-binding subunit produces the protein MTTATGESALQENGILGKPLDSREDPQLLRGEATYVGDIDLPGTAHMAILGSPVAHAKILSIETKAAEQLPGVLKVATAADFTDVMPLPCIWIPGGVESHFPPHPYGLPGARPVLTGDTVRHVGDPIAVVVAETPRQAAAALAAIAVEYEPLPVVTRADEALAEGAPQLHEAVPGNLNAYWTCGDKDRTDAAIAEAEVTVELDLVNQRTINSPIEPRGAVGDYNAATGEYTLYASTQGPHNHRFLLSALVLGIPFNKLRVIAPTVGGSFGTKGYLYPDMALVLLLSKALGRPVKWVDTRTGLMNSTVQGRDHRQHVVLAGTRDGRITAVRCTSYANLGAYPSTIGPGVATALMGRSISGMYDIDAAFCEVYAAFTNTVSLGAQRGSGRAEAAFLMERLVDRYASEIGMDPAVVRRKNLVPTEKFPYDNGLGWTYDSGNYQLNFDRAIELSGYADMPARKAEARTRGKRLGVGIATYVAICGVGPSTRMSKEGMLGGTWESANVRVHPTGEVTVTVGSASTGQSHGTVFAQVAADELGIDPAQVQVYEGDTLKAPYGQGTYGSRSYSMAAPAVALTARKIKAKLVKAGAVFLGIPEDKVVYEGGKVFEEGNAENTKTFAELAMAMWYGWGLPPEIEPALDETTHFDPPDFNYPFGTHVAVVEVDELTGETEVVAYTAVDDAGNIGNPKVVLGQIEGSIVHGLGQALMEAAEYDENGLLVSADLNHYALPRATDAPFFSLDKTCTPSPHNPLGAKGAGEIATVPPAAAVVNAVVDALSDLGVTHIDMPLTPEKVWRRLRGEAQ, from the coding sequence ATGACCACAGCGACGGGGGAGAGCGCTCTCCAGGAGAACGGCATCCTCGGCAAGCCGCTGGACAGCCGCGAGGACCCGCAGCTCCTGCGCGGCGAGGCCACGTACGTCGGGGACATCGACCTGCCGGGCACGGCCCACATGGCCATCCTGGGCAGCCCGGTCGCCCACGCGAAGATCCTCTCCATCGAGACGAAGGCGGCGGAGCAGCTGCCCGGCGTGCTGAAGGTGGCCACCGCCGCCGACTTCACCGACGTCATGCCGCTGCCGTGCATCTGGATACCCGGCGGGGTCGAGAGCCACTTCCCGCCCCACCCCTACGGACTTCCCGGCGCCCGCCCGGTCCTCACCGGCGACACCGTGCGCCACGTCGGCGACCCCATCGCCGTGGTGGTCGCCGAGACCCCGCGCCAGGCCGCCGCCGCGCTGGCCGCCATCGCCGTCGAGTACGAGCCGCTGCCCGTGGTGACCCGGGCCGACGAGGCGCTCGCCGAGGGCGCGCCCCAGCTGCACGAGGCCGTCCCGGGCAATCTGAACGCGTATTGGACCTGCGGCGACAAGGACCGCACCGACGCGGCCATCGCCGAGGCCGAGGTCACCGTCGAGCTCGACCTCGTGAACCAGCGCACCATCAACAGCCCCATCGAGCCGCGCGGAGCGGTCGGGGACTACAACGCCGCCACCGGCGAGTACACCCTCTACGCCTCCACCCAGGGACCGCACAACCACCGCTTCCTGCTCTCCGCGCTGGTCCTCGGCATCCCCTTCAACAAACTCCGGGTGATCGCCCCGACCGTCGGCGGCAGCTTCGGCACCAAGGGGTACCTGTACCCCGACATGGCGCTGGTCCTGCTGCTGTCCAAGGCGCTCGGCCGGCCCGTGAAGTGGGTGGACACCCGTACCGGGCTGATGAACTCCACCGTGCAGGGCCGCGACCACCGCCAGCACGTCGTCCTCGCCGGCACCCGCGACGGCCGCATCACCGCCGTGCGCTGCACGAGCTACGCCAACCTCGGCGCGTACCCCTCGACGATCGGCCCCGGCGTCGCCACCGCCCTGATGGGCCGCTCCATCAGCGGGATGTACGACATCGACGCCGCCTTCTGCGAGGTCTACGCCGCCTTCACCAACACCGTCTCGCTCGGCGCCCAGCGCGGCAGCGGGCGCGCCGAGGCCGCCTTCCTCATGGAACGCCTGGTCGACCGGTACGCCTCCGAGATCGGCATGGACCCGGCGGTGGTGCGGCGCAAGAACCTGGTGCCGACGGAGAAGTTCCCGTACGACAACGGCCTCGGCTGGACCTACGACTCCGGGAACTACCAGCTGAACTTCGACCGGGCCATCGAGCTGTCGGGCTACGCCGACATGCCCGCACGCAAGGCGGAGGCCCGCACCCGCGGCAAGCGCCTGGGCGTCGGCATCGCCACGTACGTCGCGATCTGCGGGGTCGGCCCCTCCACCCGGATGTCCAAGGAGGGCATGCTCGGCGGCACCTGGGAGAGCGCGAACGTCCGCGTCCACCCGACCGGCGAGGTCACCGTCACCGTCGGTTCCGCCTCCACCGGCCAGAGCCACGGCACCGTCTTCGCGCAGGTCGCCGCCGACGAGCTCGGCATCGACCCGGCCCAGGTCCAGGTGTACGAGGGGGACACGCTGAAGGCCCCGTACGGACAGGGCACCTACGGCTCGCGCTCCTACAGCATGGCCGCGCCCGCCGTCGCCCTCACCGCCCGGAAGATCAAGGCCAAGCTGGTCAAGGCCGGCGCGGTCTTCCTGGGCATCCCCGAGGACAAGGTCGTCTACGAGGGCGGCAAGGTCTTCGAGGAGGGCAACGCGGAGAACACCAAGACCTTCGCCGAGCTGGCGATGGCCATGTGGTACGGCTGGGGTCTGCCCCCGGAGATCGAGCCCGCGCTCGACGAGACCACCCACTTCGACCCGCCGGACTTCAACTACCCCTTCGGGACCCACGTCGCGGTCGTCGAGGTGGACGAGCTGACGGGCGAGACCGAGGTCGTCGCCTACACCGCGGTCGACGACGCCGGGAACATCGGCAACCCGAAGGTGGTCCTCGGCCAGATCGAGGGCAGCATCGTCCACGGGCTCGGCCAGGCCCTCATGGAGGCCGCCGAGTACGACGAGAACGGGCTGCTCGTCAGCGCCGACCTGAACCACTACGCCCTGCCGCGCGCCACCGACGCGCCGTTCTTCTCCCTCGACAAGACGTGCACGCCCAGCCCGCACAACCCGCTCGGCGCCAAGGGCGCCGGCGAGATCGCCACCGTCCCGCCCGCCGCGGCCGTCGTCAACGCCGTCGTCGACGCCCTCTCCGACCTGGGCGTCACGCACATCGACATGCCGCTCACCCCCGAGAAGGTCTGGCGCCGCCTGAGAGGGGAAGCCCAGTGA
- a CDS encoding (2Fe-2S)-binding protein: protein MNGRPEQFSAQPNELLVERLRDGLGLTGTKVGCDTGQCGTCVVQLDGRSVKSCLILTASAAGSEVATIEGVTTAGGELTGLQEALRQEHGTQCGFCTPGMVMALGELVDSTAGGEAPTEPEIREWLTGNLCRCTGYHSVVRGVQRACAAARAEAPAGSAAAGQEA from the coding sequence GTGAACGGAAGACCCGAGCAGTTCTCGGCGCAGCCGAACGAACTGCTCGTGGAACGACTCCGCGACGGCCTCGGACTGACCGGCACCAAAGTCGGCTGCGACACCGGCCAGTGCGGCACCTGCGTCGTCCAGCTGGACGGCAGGTCGGTCAAGAGCTGCCTGATCCTCACCGCCTCGGCCGCCGGCTCCGAGGTCGCCACCATCGAGGGCGTCACCACGGCCGGCGGCGAACTGACCGGGCTGCAGGAGGCACTGCGCCAGGAGCACGGCACCCAGTGCGGGTTCTGCACCCCCGGCATGGTCATGGCCCTCGGCGAGCTGGTCGACAGCACGGCCGGCGGCGAGGCCCCCACCGAGCCCGAGATCCGTGAGTGGCTCACCGGCAACCTGTGCCGCTGCACCGGCTACCACAGCGTCGTCCGCGGAGTGCAGAGGGCCTGCGCGGCCGCCCGCGCCGAAGCGCCCGCCGGCTCCGCCGCTGCCGGACAGGAGGCGTGA
- a CDS encoding NADPH-dependent F420 reductase, whose amino-acid sequence MRTRVAGELHPDQVGLDRHGLTPRAARNPEIEERHMRTGIIGTGRIGTVLARILVAAGHEVVLANARGPQTLGPLVAELGPAASAAHPLKAAGQAELLVLMVPFDSVRGLLQPHVVQDKVLVDATNAFSGPGAPADLGGRGSSDLVAEWYPGAQVVKSLNTMHFETLAVAGTAAGERLAHFTAGDDGKAKEIVAGIITDLGFAPVDTGPLHSGGILQQPGGPLFNRPLTEAQALAWISH is encoded by the coding sequence ATGCGGACCCGAGTCGCTGGAGAGCTACACCCAGACCAAGTCGGTCTGGATCGGCATGGACTGACACCGCGGGCCGCGCGGAATCCAGAGATCGAGGAGCGTCACATGCGGACAGGCATCATCGGCACCGGACGGATCGGCACGGTCCTCGCACGGATCCTGGTGGCGGCAGGCCACGAAGTCGTGCTGGCCAACGCCCGGGGCCCGCAGACCCTCGGCCCGCTCGTGGCCGAACTGGGCCCGGCGGCCTCGGCGGCGCACCCCCTCAAGGCCGCCGGGCAGGCCGAACTCCTGGTGCTGATGGTGCCGTTCGACAGCGTGCGGGGCCTGCTGCAGCCGCACGTCGTACAGGACAAGGTGCTGGTGGACGCCACGAACGCGTTCAGCGGCCCCGGCGCCCCCGCCGACCTCGGCGGCCGGGGCTCCAGCGACCTGGTCGCCGAGTGGTATCCGGGCGCACAGGTCGTGAAATCCCTCAACACCATGCACTTCGAAACTCTCGCAGTCGCCGGCACCGCTGCCGGTGAGCGCCTGGCGCATTTCACGGCGGGCGACGACGGGAAAGCGAAGGAAATCGTCGCGGGAATCATCACGGATCTCGGATTCGCGCCCGTAGACACCGGCCCGCTGCACTCCGGGGGAATTCTCCAGCAGCCCGGCGGGCCCCTCTTCAACCGGCCGCTCACGGAAGCGCAGGCGCTGGCATGGATATCACACTGA